A genome region from Vulpes lagopus strain Blue_001 chromosome 7, ASM1834538v1, whole genome shotgun sequence includes the following:
- the LOC121494954 gene encoding bile acid-CoA:amino acid N-acyltransferase-like, with product MIQLIATPTSALIDEPVHIRATGLPPFQIVVLQATLKDEMGNLFRSHAYYKANEVGEVDLECAPSLGGDYVGVHPMGLFWSLKPENILTKLLKRDVMNSPFLVQIKLYDSNLPLIHISTTAPKVSLTLERWYTAPGTKRIEVREGHIRGTLFLPPGEGRFPGVIDLFAGVGGLIESRASLLASHGFATLALAYCDYEDLPSQPEKTDLEYFEEAVNFLLRHPKVLGPGVGIVSISKGAEIGLSMAIHLKQVTATVLINGPNFVIRIPQVYRGQISQPLPFSPQLLSINALGLAEFQHNFEEARNEANENFLLPIEKAQGHFLFIVGEDDKNLNSKAYAKQATEQLRRNGKNNWTLLSYPGAGHLLEAPYSPLCCASKISSLHLFIHWGGEVTPHAIAQEHSWKEIKKFLRKHLLPVVTSQL from the exons ATGATTCAGCTGATAGCTACCCCCACAAGCGCACTTATTGATGAGCCAGTGCATATCCGAGCTACAGGCCTGCCTCCCTTCCAGATAGTGGTTCTTCAGGCAACACTGAAAGATGAAATGGGGAACCTGTTTCGTTCTCATGCCTACTATAAGGCTAATGAAGTTGGTGAGGTAGACTTGGAGTGTGCCCCTTCACTTGGAGGTGACTATGTAGGAGTCCATCCTATGGGTCTCTTTTGGTCCTTgaaacctgaaaatattttaactaaattgTTGAAAAGAGATGTGATGAATAGCCCCTTCCTGGtccaaataaaactttatgaTTCAAATTTACCATTAATTCACATCTCCACCACTGCTCCAAAAGTCAGCCTGACTTTGGAAAGGTGGTACACAGCGCCTGGTACCAAACGGATCGAAGTTCGAGAAGGCCACATTCGGGGaaccctctttctccctcctg gagaGGGCCGTTTCCCAGGGGTAATTGACTTGTTTGCTGGTGTTGGTGGACTGATTGAATCTCGGGCCAGTCTTCTGGCCAGTCATGGCTTTGCCACCTTGGCCTTGGCTTATTGTGACTATGAAGATCTGCCCTCCCAACCAGAAAAGACAGATTTAGAATATTTTGAGGAAGCTGTCAACTTTCTCCTAAGACATCCTAAG gtCCTCGGCCCAGGCGTTGGGATAGTTTCCATAAGCAAAGGTGCAGAGATTGGACTCTCCATGGCTATTCACCTGAAACAGGTCACAGCCACTGTGCTTATTAATGGGCCCAACTTTGTAATTAGAATTCCACAGGTATATCGTGGACAGATAAGTCAGCCCTTGCCTTTCTCCCCACAACTACTATCCATCAATGCCTTAGGGTTAGCAGAGTTCCAGCACAACTTTGAGGAAGCTAGAAATGAAGCCAATGAGAATTTTCTTCTCCCCATTGAAAAGGCCCAGGgacatttccttttcattgtgGGAGAAGATGATAAGAATCTCAACAGCAAAGCATATGCCAAGCAAGCCACAGAGCAGTTGAGAAGAAACGGGAAGAACAATTGGACTTTGCTATCTTACCCTGGGGCAGGCCACCTATTAGAGGCTCCCTACTCCCCACTGTGCTGTGCCTCCAAGATCTCCAGTCTCCACCTATTCATCCACTGGGGAGGAGAGGTGACCCCACATGCCATTGCACAAGAGCACTCTTGGAAGGAGATCAAAAAGTTCCTCAGGAAGCACCTCCTTCCAGTTGTAACCAGTCAACTCTGA